The following is a genomic window from bacterium.
GGCAGCTCGGCGTCTACAAGGACTTCTTCGTCAGCGCGGGCGTCGACGACGTCTACGACGAGAGGCGCCGCTCGGCCTTCGTCGGCGGGGGCATCCTCTTCTCCGACGACGATCTGCGGGAGATGCTCGGCCTCGCCCGCCTCGTCCAGTAGCGTGGGGGAGAAGAGCCGCTACCTCTGCCAGGGGTGCGGGTTCGTCTCGCCCAAGTGGCTGGGGCGCTGCCCCGACTGCGGCGCCTGGAACACGCTCCTGGAGGAGGCGGCCGTCCCGAAGGCGCGGGGCGGGCGCGACGGCGCCGCACCGGGGGCCGCGCCGGTCCGGCTCGACCAGATCGTCCAGGACGACGCGCTTCGCATTCGCACCGGCAGCGCCGAGCTCGACCGGGCCCTCGGCGGCGGGCTCGTCCCGGGGAGCGTCGTGCTGGTCGGCGGCGACCCGGGCATCGGCAAGACCACCCTGCTGCTCGAGGTTCTCGGGCGGCTCGCCGCCGCACGCGGCGAGGCGGTGTTGTACTGCTCCGGCGAGGAGTCGCCACGGCAGATCCGCATGCGCGCCGACCGGATCGGCGTGACCGGCCCGCTGCTGAGCGTGCTCGCGCAGAACGCGCTCGAGCCGATCCTCGCCGAGACGCGCCGCCTGCGGCCGCTGGCCGTGGTCGTGGACTCGATCCAGACCGTGACCACGGACGCGCTCGAGTCGACGGCCGGCAGCATCAGCCAGGTGCGCGAGGTCGCCGCGCAGCTGATCGCGCTGGCCAAGCGCCAGGAGGTGCCGGTGTTCATCGTGGGCCACGTCACGAAGGACGGCACCCTCGCCGGGCCGCGGGTGCTCGAGCACATGGTCGACACCGTGCTCTACTTCGAGGGGGAGAACACGCGGGACTTCCGGATCCTGCGGGCCGTGAAGAACCGCTTCGGGTCCACCAACGAGATCGGCGTCTTCGAGATGCGGGACGCGGGGCTCGCGGAGGTGCCGAATCCCTCGCGGCTGTTCCTGCGCGAGGAGCGCGGCGAGCTGGCGGGCTCGGTCGTCACCGCCTCCGTGGAAGGGACGCGGCCGT
Proteins encoded in this region:
- the radA gene encoding DNA repair protein RadA, which translates into the protein MGEKSRYLCQGCGFVSPKWLGRCPDCGAWNTLLEEAAVPKARGGRDGAAPGAAPVRLDQIVQDDALRIRTGSAELDRALGGGLVPGSVVLVGGDPGIGKTTLLLEVLGRLAAARGEAVLYCSGEESPRQIRMRADRIGVTGPLLSVLAQNALEPILAETRRLRPLAVVVDSIQTVTTDALESTAGSISQVREVAAQLIALAKRQEVPVFIVGHVTKDGTLAGPRVLEHMVDTVLYFEGENTRDFRILRAVKNRFGSTNEIGVFEMRDAGLAEVPNPSRLFLREERGELAGSVVTASVEGTRPFLVEVQALCARTAFASPKRVCSGADPGRLGMIAAILEKKIGLGLAEQDIYLNLAGGIRVVEPAADLAIALAVCSSFRNSAVRAGAVVFGEVGLTGEVRGISHPESRVREAAKLGFDACMLPKASLARISSADCRIKCTGVSTLTEAIDLLIL